From Variovorax sp. PMC12, the proteins below share one genomic window:
- a CDS encoding AMP-binding protein, whose protein sequence is MRLVDYLDKGAQLGAHAPCLTLGAADLSYAQVQRISWRVARGLQRAGVRPGDKVAVLSSNDATAFATVFGISRAGCVWCPVNPRNEASENAFVLDAFDCTCLLFHGNYADMVGHMRPQLPKLRALVCLDGRQPFAPSLEDWLEGLDDSPIDISPPDDVAMIAGTGGTTGQPKGVMLSGRNLEAMSALTLMGYPFEGRPAYLALAPLTHAAGVLCLPVMALGGRVVIMPRPDLGEFLGLIESHQITHTFLPPTLIYMLLQHPQLASAQLDSLQCFWYGAAPMSAARLEEALHKIGPVMAQLFGQTEAPMMISMMSPREHFNADGTVARHRLSSAGRPGPLVQVGVMNGDGALLPAGESGEIVVRGSLVMQGYYKDPRATEEASRFGWHHTGDIGYLDADGYLYIVDRAKDMIISGGFNVYSAEVEQALMQHPDVQDSAVVGLPDEKWGERVVAVLQLHAGRQVDVEEIKAFAKSRIGSVKAPKQIEVWLDLPRSKVGKVLKKDVRATLLQAAGQPRV, encoded by the coding sequence ATGCGCCTCGTCGACTACCTCGACAAGGGCGCCCAGCTGGGTGCCCATGCGCCGTGCCTGACCCTGGGCGCCGCCGACCTGAGCTATGCCCAGGTGCAGCGCATCAGCTGGCGCGTGGCACGCGGCCTGCAGCGCGCCGGCGTGCGGCCGGGGGACAAGGTGGCCGTGCTCTCGAGCAACGACGCGACGGCTTTCGCCACGGTCTTCGGCATCTCGCGCGCGGGCTGCGTGTGGTGCCCGGTCAACCCGCGCAACGAGGCGAGCGAGAACGCCTTCGTGCTCGATGCGTTCGACTGCACGTGCCTGCTCTTCCACGGCAACTACGCCGACATGGTCGGCCATATGCGCCCGCAGTTGCCCAAGCTGCGGGCGCTGGTCTGCCTCGACGGGCGGCAGCCCTTCGCGCCCTCGCTGGAAGACTGGCTCGAAGGGCTGGACGACTCGCCCATCGACATCTCTCCGCCCGACGACGTGGCCATGATCGCCGGCACCGGCGGCACCACCGGCCAGCCCAAGGGCGTGATGCTGTCGGGCCGCAACCTCGAGGCGATGTCGGCGCTGACGCTCATGGGCTATCCCTTCGAAGGCCGGCCCGCCTACCTGGCGCTTGCGCCGCTCACGCATGCGGCCGGCGTGCTGTGCCTGCCGGTGATGGCGCTCGGCGGGCGGGTGGTGATCATGCCCAGGCCCGACCTGGGCGAGTTCCTCGGGCTCATCGAGTCGCACCAGATCACCCACACCTTCCTGCCGCCCACGCTCATCTACATGCTGCTGCAGCATCCGCAGCTCGCCTCGGCGCAGCTCGATTCGCTGCAATGCTTCTGGTACGGGGCCGCGCCCATGTCGGCCGCGCGGCTCGAGGAGGCGCTGCACAAGATCGGCCCCGTCATGGCGCAGCTCTTCGGCCAGACCGAGGCGCCGATGATGATCTCGATGATGTCGCCGCGCGAGCACTTCAATGCCGACGGCACCGTGGCGCGCCATCGGCTTTCATCGGCCGGCCGGCCTGGGCCGCTGGTGCAGGTGGGCGTGATGAACGGCGATGGCGCGTTGCTACCCGCCGGCGAGAGCGGAGAGATCGTGGTGCGCGGCTCGCTCGTGATGCAGGGCTACTACAAGGACCCGCGCGCCACCGAGGAAGCGAGCCGCTTCGGCTGGCACCACACGGGCGACATCGGCTACCTCGATGCCGACGGCTACCTGTACATCGTCGACCGCGCCAAGGACATGATCATCTCCGGCGGCTTCAACGTCTACTCCGCCGAGGTGGAGCAGGCGCTGATGCAGCACCCCGACGTGCAGGACAGCGCGGTGGTCGGCCTGCCCGACGAGAAGTGGGGCGAGCGCGTGGTGGCCGTTCTGCAGCTGCATGCCGGGCGGCAGGTCGACGTGGAAGAGATCAAGGCCTTCGCCAAGTCGCGCATAGGCAGCGTGAAGGCGCCCAAGCAGATCGAGGTATGGCTCGACCTGCCGCGCTCCAAGGTGGGCAAGGTGCTGAAGAAAGACGTGCGCGCGACGCTGCTGCAGGCCGCCGGTCAGCCGCGCGTGTAG
- a CDS encoding DUF5938 domain-containing protein, which translates to MSSSKKKPVVVYGASGYTGRLICEYLREYNIPFVAAGRSAQKVEAAMKSNVPGIETANYEVVEVAHSVGALTELFTGASVVLNTVGPFAKFGPEVVEACLAAGCHYTDTTGEQDWLITLERKWGDRFAKAGLLLSPGLAQMYTTGEIAAQLCLETPGLDTLDIAVFWGGSPTIASTQTILVNAATSKAYYLEQNEYVEWQPDAGLYHLSIPGQHEAALALPWGGTSHPVWFKRDPRVANVKVLGGVFNKALMQGVPQIVAAALKATEGMNDEDRYAALAKTAAGVMNTMPPRENPRINKSVDSVHASGPLGRVHCVIFGNCNYKQTGLLQAYAAASLLQQPPRRAGFASGCQAFGHRELLGALRSFGLVQEPALTRLG; encoded by the coding sequence TGAGCAGCAGCAAGAAGAAACCCGTCGTCGTCTACGGCGCCTCCGGCTACACCGGCCGACTGATCTGCGAGTATCTGCGCGAGTACAACATTCCCTTCGTTGCAGCGGGACGCAGCGCGCAGAAGGTGGAAGCGGCGATGAAGTCCAACGTGCCCGGCATAGAGACCGCGAACTACGAGGTGGTGGAAGTGGCGCATTCGGTGGGCGCGCTCACAGAGCTCTTCACAGGCGCATCGGTGGTGCTGAACACCGTGGGGCCTTTCGCCAAGTTCGGTCCCGAGGTCGTCGAGGCCTGCCTGGCCGCCGGATGCCACTACACCGACACCACCGGCGAGCAGGACTGGCTCATCACGCTGGAGCGCAAATGGGGCGACAGGTTCGCCAAGGCCGGCCTGCTGCTCTCGCCGGGCTTGGCGCAGATGTACACCACCGGCGAGATCGCGGCGCAACTGTGCCTGGAGACGCCGGGGCTCGACACGCTGGACATCGCCGTGTTCTGGGGCGGCAGCCCGACCATCGCGTCGACCCAGACCATCCTGGTCAATGCGGCCACGTCCAAGGCCTACTACCTGGAGCAGAACGAGTACGTCGAATGGCAACCCGACGCCGGCCTGTACCACCTGTCGATTCCGGGCCAGCACGAGGCGGCGCTGGCATTGCCATGGGGCGGCACCTCGCACCCGGTGTGGTTCAAGCGCGATCCGCGCGTGGCCAACGTGAAGGTGCTCGGCGGCGTCTTCAACAAGGCGCTGATGCAGGGCGTGCCGCAGATCGTCGCCGCCGCGCTCAAGGCCACCGAGGGCATGAACGACGAAGACCGCTATGCCGCGCTGGCCAAGACGGCGGCGGGCGTGATGAACACCATGCCCCCGCGCGAGAACCCGCGCATCAACAAGTCCGTCGATTCTGTGCATGCCTCCGGTCCGCTGGGCCGTGTGCACTGCGTGATCTTCGGCAACTGCAACTACAAGCAGACCGGCTTGCTGCAGGCCTATGCCGCCGCCTCGCTGCTGCAGCAGCCGCCCAGGCGGGCCGGCTTCGCCTCGGGTTGCCAGGCCTTCGGGCATCGCGAGCTGCTGGGTGCGCTGCGCAGCTTCGGGCTGGTGCAGGAGCCGGCGCTCACGCGGCTGGGCTGA